The Streptomyces sp. V4I8 genome includes the window CGCACACCAGCGACCCCTTCGACGAGCACGGCCGCGGGCTGCGCATCATCGACGCCCTGTCCGAGCACTGGGGCTGGACCCGACGCCAGCCCGCGGGCAAGACGGTCTGGGCGATGCTCCGAACCGACCGGCCGGCCTGACCCGGCTGTCACCGCGGCACCGCAGCACCGCAGCATCCACAAATGTGCCGCAGCACACGAACATTTGGGCAAGTGCCCGAATAGGCCGCCATATATGGGATGACCCGGCCGGTGGTGTAACACAGTCACGAGAGCGTGGCGCAGGACTAGGCAGAGAAAGGAACAGGTCGCCTTGGAGCCCCCATTTCGGCTCGTAGGGCAACCAGTCAGCCCAGTCAGCCCAGTCACGCGTCAGATCGGATTTCTCGTGAACCCCGACCCGGTTTCCGGATACCAGACATACGACCAGCCCACAGGCCCCGACCACTCCCGCCGCAACCAGGCCGTCGGCCGAAGAGCCGCCCTCACCATCTGCACGATCGCCGACGTCTCGGCAGGTCTGCTCGGCCTGTGGATCGTGCTGTACCTGCTCGACGCGAACCAGGGCAACGCGTTCGTGGAGTTCGTCCACGGTGCTGCGGACTGGCTCGGAGGATGGGCACAGGACATTTTCACGATGGACACAGAAGGCCTACGCGTCATCCTCAATTACGGCCTTCCAGCCGCCCTTTATCTGCTCCTCGGCCACGGAATTGCCGCCCGCCTCAACCGGGCCTGACGGCATTACCCAGCGGAAGGACCGGCACTGTGACCCGAATTCCCCCCGGAAACGATCACCTGCCCATTTATGAAGACCTCGTGCGCGAACGCGGAGACGCCGTGGCGGAAGCGCAACAGGCAGCCGCACACACCCAACACGCGGCAGCGGAACTCCTGCCCGACGCCGAGACACCCCCCTGGGACCGGCCGCCGAGCCACCACGCTCAGCCCGGCCTGCGATGACCCCCGGAGCCGCCGCCCCGCCGGTCGCGCTCCGCGCGAACCTTTCCCCGAGCGAGCCCAACTGACTCGCCCCATCCCACGCCCCCGACGCCGACCGTGATCAACGTGCCCCGCGACGCGGAACCCGACCTCCGCCAGGGACTGTGCGCCACCTATCCGGTGCCGACTGCCCGTAACACGGCGCGCTGGGCGGACGAGAGCCCGCCCAGCGCTGCGGCGGCGCCCCGCGCCGGAGCCTCCACAGTCGTACTGCCAGCGGCTCCTCGCGGTCGCCGGGCGTAAGTGAAGCGTCACAGCACATATCGCAAAGGCCCGTCTCCCGAGGGAAACGGGCCTGGGCACCTAGAGGACCTGCACAAGTGCAAGTCCTCTAGGTGCCCCCGGCAGGATTCGAACCTGCGCACACGGCTCCGGAGAGCATAGGTATTACATGCCTGATTGCGGCTCTGACCTGCAAGGGAGCCGCGCAAATCGTCTGACCGCGCGTGGTTCACACGCTCCTCACACGTGCGCCAGGGGAAAGAAGGGTGCTCCCGACTGCTAGGGCCCGACGGGAGGCAGCTGAGGCAAGCGGCTGCAACACACCAGGGTGTTGCAGCACCGGACTCAGACCGGACAGGTGGGACAGGTCGATTTCGCGCTGTCCCACCTTTTTGCGCAGGTCAGCGCCGGTAGTGGGACAGTCGGACAGCTGAGACAGGACTCTCCAGGCCAGCCTCGTTCATCGGCTGCTTCGTGGAAGACCCCAGTCCGTCACGCTGAGACCTGCGCGTATGAGGAACTGCTCGCTGATCCCAAGCTGCTGGAAGGGGGAGCGCCCGTGTCGCCTGAGCCAGGAGTCGCGGCGCTCCTTCTCGTCTTGCGGGAGCGTGAACCAGTCGTCGAAGTGAAGCCCCGGGTTATCACTCACGGTCAAGTTGCTTTGCGCTAGGGCGTAATCAGCTTCTGCGGGGTTTCTTCTGAGACGCACGAGAATCCATGCCGTCTCGATGGTCATCCCCGCCCGTTGCCTTCCCGTGAACCGATATGCGCGCCATTGCGTGATCGGAGACAGGAGCCATCGTTTCGTGGAGAGCTGCATCAGTCCGGACCTCTGACTTGGTGGCGGTCGGTATGGACGTTTGCCTAGACCGTTCCGTCCCTGCCTTCATGAGGCTGATCGAGTTGCTGTTCGCGCTTGCGCTGTTCAATGCGCAGGGCCTCAACATCCTTGGTTAGCTTCGCCAAGTTCTCGGTTGCTTCGCCGGTGTAGGGGGGGATCCCTAGTTCAAAGGCTGTGGCGTGCTGTTCGATGGCGTCGGCAGTCTGCTGCAAGTAGAAGCTGCGCTCGCGGTATTTGAAGTAACCGGTGAAGCCGGCAGAGACTCCGACGGCGAAGCTCAGGCCTACCGTTACCCACTTCAGGTACGAAGGCGTATCGGCCAAGCTGGCTGCCGTGGTGGTCCCAAGCGAACCGATGATGATGACGGACTGAAAAGCATTGTGAATGCGCCGGTAGTGCTGGGCCTCTGCGCGAAGTTGATCGAGTTCCCGAGGCAGCGAATCCTTGTAGGTGAACTGGCGCTGATCAACTGGGACGTTGAGCTGTTTAGCTTGAAGGAGTCGCCGTTCCTCGGCTATTTCCAGTTCTAGTTCCAGCTGCCGAACGGATTTACGTTCGTCTATGTTGGATTCACCTTCACTGTCGCGATTTTCCATTTCAAGGAGG containing:
- a CDS encoding DUF4231 domain-containing protein — its product is MTEPDQTTSGPTEQLLEHKTEILELQARIRTRKLQLRTLWGTGLITAFGVVSIFIATVATWRTVDIGKINGIAIPLTILCGITFGFLLEMENRDSEGESNIDERKSVRQLELELEIAEERRLLQAKQLNVPVDQRQFTYKDSLPRELDQLRAEAQHYRRIHNAFQSVIIIGSLGTTTAASLADTPSYLKWVTVGLSFAVGVSAGFTGYFKYRERSFYLQQTADAIEQHATAFELGIPPYTGEATENLAKLTKDVEALRIEQRKREQQLDQPHEGRDGTV